The genomic window GTAGATGCGGGAGTGCCCCTTCTAAACTGTTTGTATCCAAACTTAAGATCTGCACTGATGAATTTACTAAAACTTCTGATGACCCTTCAAAGCCAGTTAACAAATTATCTGTAATGAACACTGAGCTCAGACGAGGAAGGCTCCATAACCACTCTGGAAATTTCCCACTGATTCTATTGTTGGATAAGGCAATATACTCCAAATTATGAAGGGTCTTGAAGACGTTAGGGAAATCACTGATGTCGCAATGCTCCAAACGCAACACTTCCAGGGTAGATGGAATGTATGAATCCAAAGTTAAACTAGCCTTTGATATCCAATCACCGGAAAGATCGAGGAGCAACAAAGATttgagagaggagaagagacTTAAGTCAATTGGGTAGCTTGTGTTTAGGAAAGAAAGGTCGAGCTCTTTGAGGTTGATGAGCTTTGAGATAGGCTCTAGGATTTTTCCTTCGAAATGGTTTTCACCTAGGTGCAAACTCTCTAGCCTTGATGACGAAGATGAGTTAGGAACTTCAATTGAACCGTTGAGATTGTTTCCTTTTAATGAAAGATAGGATAAGAAAGGCATagtgaagagagaagaagggatTGTTCCAGAGAAGTGATTACCAAAAAGATGTAGAATGGAGAGCTTGGTTAGATTTTGTACAAGCGGAAGACTACCAGTGAAGTGGTTCAAGGGAAGGTACAACTCGGTTAACTGGGTTAGGTTACTAATAGTGGGAGGAACTTGACCGAAGAAGCTATTAGAGGAAACATCCAAGACCTCTAGTTTGTTGAGATTGCCAAATTCATAAGGGAGTGAAGAGGAGGTGAAGTTGTTGTAACGGAGATTAAGGTAAATGATGTGGTGCAACTCAAAGAGGCTACTATTGGGATTCAAAATTCCAGAGAAGTGATTATAAGAAACATCTAAAACTCTGAGCTTGCGTAGATTCCGCGCAAATGATAAACTACCAGTGAGGTCATTATTGGAAAGGACTAAGGCGGAAAGCATGCTTAGGTTACTAAATGAAAAAGGAACTTGGGCGAGGAAGCCACTACTTGAAAGAGACAATACCTCTAAGTTGTTGAGCATTCCAAACTtggaagaaattgaagagGAGGTGAAGTTGTTATGAGGGAGAAGAAGGGAACGGAGATGATGAAACTGGAAAAGGCTACTGTTAGGTTTCAGAGTTCCGCTAAGACATGCCCTGAGTTGTAGCATCGTGACCGCACCCGTGGAGTCATCGCACCACACTCCATTCCAAGGGTCACTATGGTTGCAAGCACGAGTATCAAACTCGTTCTTGAACTGCGTAAAGGCTTGAATCTGGTGGGGACCACAAGCACCAAGACCAACAACAGGGTTATTAAAAGTGAAGAAGCTTGAAGGAGAGACACAAGATAGTAAGAGTAGCAAGAGAAAATTCAAACTGAAAAGCAATTCAGACATGATGAAAACAGCTTTGAAAGAAAGAATGGATTTTGATATAAGaaatgtgagagagaagatTGGTATAAATAAAGATAGAATGTGGTTTTGCATAGTGGAAGCAGTGAGAGCTAAGTGAAGTCGTCATTGAAGTGAAATCGACGTTAGATGACTTTTCTAATGTATATTTTGGACTGGAATCACATCACTTTGAAATTATACATTATGTTCAAAATCACAAGAAGAATAATGAGGGTGATATTGACCCCAACATGTGTTACACACCAAGCTTATATTGGTGAGTCAAGATCCTACCACAAATGTCCAACTGATATTGACCCCTACATGTGTTACACACCAAACTGCTGCACCATCAGCTAACGGAATAGGAATCTTCCTTGGTTAAGATCTTTGTGACGTGaggaaataaaagttttgaaaataacGCCAAAAAAATAGGctgaattattatttatgaaatcacaatcaaaatgttatttacctaagaaacaaaactggACACGAAAGCAAGCTAGCAAAGTTTTTTACACGTAATGGAAGATAGAAAAACTATCCACAATATTCCATATCATTTGAGGAAATATTGcgttaaaaactaaaattaagtGACCAAGTGAAAATTTGGTGATTCTCACTTCCGTCACTGCACAGTGCATAGTGCCTCCAGAACCAGAAGCTTCCTTCTTCAGATAACAAACAAGTTCACTCACATACAATTGCGACGGTCACACGCCTTCAATTACCTCGTCGAAAATGGCTTCAGTGAGTCTCCCTTCTCAATCCGAACACGTTCTCTTTGTGCCTGGATTCGCGGAAATATGAGTTTCGATTTCACTCTACTGAAAACGTTGGGATTTATCTTCATCTCTGTTTCTTAGTGTTCTGATTCCATTCAGCATTGTAGTTGATCCTTTATAGTATGAATATTTAGAAAGAGATTTAACCTGTTGGGGTTTgcttatatattaattagttcTTTGTAGtctaaaattcaattttcagTTTCAGATGTTTCGTCTCTCCCCATTGACTCTTCCCTGCCTCTCTGCCACTTTTTTTATTCGTtagggaaaaaacaaaagatgtaTATGAATATGCTACGTAGAATTCACCATTcttatttatagaaaacaaaatagacaCAAAAGCATCAGTTTATAGATAAAGATACAAGAAAGGTAAAGAAATGCTTACAATACAATACCAACAACAACTTGACAAACATTGAAGgatcaaactcaaaaccaagaaaaagatCTTAACGGTTTCTGCTCTTAATCAGACAAGCTAGCCACTCTGGTTTGTATGAAGCAATGAGTTGTGCTATTGCCAATCCAAGTAACACTCCAACCCCATACCCTATTGCCACGCCTTCCCAGTTCAACACTTGTTcctgttcttcatcttcttcttctttaaactGATGTGCTGGTGGTGCATTAGTCCCAAAGCATCTTTGTTGAAGAGGCAAACCACAAAGCCCTGCATTTCCTTCAAATGACGATTTAGGTTGCCCAGTTATCTGTGTTCCTTGTGGTATTTCACCGTTGAGTTGGTTGTGAGACACGTTCACGTACGCCAAAAACGAGAGAGTCCCTAGTCCATTAGGAATGGTCCCTGAGAGTTGGTTACTTGATAGGTCTAGTGACTCGATCTTCACAAGATTGGCCAAAGACAGAGGAATATGGCCTGTGAAGGCGTTGTTCGATAAGTTGAGTGCGATTAGTGCCTTTAAGAGACCGATAGATTCAGGAATTTCTCCTTCAAGTCTGTTTCCAGAAAGATCAATGGTGGCTGAGGAAGTAAGAACCCACTTTTGCTCCATAGATAGACCTTTATATTGTAAATCTATAGTTGCCAGATAGCTGAGGTAATAAATCCCGTAAACAACCTTGCTATATACCATATATAGACCTTGATCTTCATTCATCGTGAGTGATGATGCTTTCCagttcacaaaaaaatcttGGGGCAAGCTTCCGGTTAGTTTATTACCAGCTATCTCAAGTATCCGCAGCTCAGGAAAACCCAGAGAGCCTTGATTTGGAGGAGATAGAGGACCATAGAATTTGTTTGAACTGAGGAGAAGGACTTGCAATTTCGGTAAAACCTTAAGGTAAAAAGGAAATGTATCTTCGATTCCGTTGTGGTCCACACTAAGAAACTGTAGAGCTGAGCAATTTAGAAGAGACCTTGGAAGCTTTCCCGTTAATCGATTGTAGCCAACGTCGAGTGACCGTAGAGGTGCATCGGCAAAATAAGTGTCTGGAATACTTCCTTCCAAGTTGTTCTTCCGGAGATTCAAAAATAGTAAGTTACTGAGACATGGCGGAATTGGACCggtgaagttgttgtatcTTAAATCAAGGACATCAAGCGAGCTTCTATTGCAGATTGAAAGAGGTATGTCGCCTTTGAATCTATTGTATCTTGCAGAGAAGTAGATGATAGAGAGTGGTAGATGCGGAAGTGCCCCTTCTAAACTGTTTGAATCCAAAACTAAGATCTGCACCGAtgaatttactaaaatttcTGATGAACCTTCGAAGCCAGTTAACAAATTATCTCCAATGAACACTGAGCTCAGACGAGGAAGGCTCCATAACCACTCTGGGATTTTCCCACTGACTCTATTGTTGGATACGTCAATACACTCCAAATTCGGAAGGCTCTTTAAGATGTTTGGGAAATCACTGATGTTGCACTGCTTCATATACAATGCTTCCAAGGTCAATGAGATGTATGAATCCGAACTTAAACCTGCCTGAGATATCCAATCACCGGTAAGATCGAGGACCAACAAGGATTtgaaagaggaaaagagaCTTAAGTCAATTGGGTAGCTTGTGCTTAGGAAAGAAAGGTCGAGCTCTTTGAGGTTGATGAGCTTTGAGATAGGCTTTAGgatttttccttcaaaatgGTTTTTACCTAGGTACAAACTCTCTAGCCTTGATGACGAAGAGGAGTTAGGAACTTCAATTGAACCGTTGAGATTGTTTCCTTTTAATGAAAGATAGGATAAGAAAGGCATagtgaagagagaagaagggatTGTTCCAGAGAAGTGATTACCAAAAAGTGCTAGAATGGAGAGCTTGGTTAGATTTTGTACAAGTGGAAGACTACCAGTGAAGTCGTTCAAGGGAAGGTACAACTCGGTTAACTGGGTGAGGTTACTAATTGTGGGGGGAACTTGACCGAAGAAGCTATTAGAGCTAACATCCAATAACTCTAGTTTGTTGAGATTGCCAAATTCATACGGGAGTGTAGAGGAGGTGAAGCTGTTAGAACCGAGACTAAGGTAAGTGAGGTGGTGCAACTCAAAGAGGCTACTATTGGGATTCAAAATTCCAGAGAAATGATTATAAGAAACATCTAAAACTCTGAGCTTGCGTAGATTCCGCACAAATGATAAACTACCAGTGAGCTCGTTATCGGAAAGGTCTAAAGCGGAAAGCATGCTTAGGTTACTGAATGAAAAAGGAACTTGGCCGAGGAAGCCACTACTTGAAAGAAACAATACCTCTAATTTGTTGAGCATTCCAAACTtggaagaaattgaagagGAGGTGAAGTTGTTATGGATGAGAAGAAGGGAACGAAGCTCATGAAACTGGAAAAGACTACTGTTGGATTTCAGAGTTCCACTGAGACAGGCCATGAATTGTATCTTCGTGACTGCGCCCGTAGAGTTATCGCACCACACTCCATTCCAAGGGGAACTATGGTTGCAAGCACGAGTATTAAACTCGTTCTTGAACTGCGTAAACGCTTGAATCTGGTGGGGACCACAAGCACCAAGACCAACAACAGGGTTATTAAAAGTGACGAAGCTTGAAGGGGAGACACAAGAGAGTAAGAGGAGCAAGAGAAAATTCAAACGGAGAAGCAATTCAGACATGATGAAAACAGCTTTGAAAGAAAGAATGGATTTTGGTATAAGaaatgtgagagagaagatTGGTATAAATAAAGATAGGAAGTAGTTTTGCATAGTGGAGCACAAATTGACTTGGAAGAAGTTAGAGGTAAGTGAAGTCGTCTTTGTATTCGGGCTTGGAGAAGTGAAATCCACGttagataatttttctttaagtgTAATTTGGATTGGAACCACATCACTTTGAAAGTTCTCACATATATGTTCAAAATTACACGAATAAGCTTGGCATAAGGACAAACACATTGGATACGTTTGATTATTGGAGACGTTTCGTAACCCGACGTGCTTTGACGAAGGAGAATTGGcgttgttttgatttgtttgtcgagtatcaaattttgaagttGGTGAGGACTGACGAGGCAAAGTGAAAGTGGTCAgataatggagaagatgatggttTTAGCTAACAAAAGATCGTTAAACCGATTAGGAGTAGGAGATATGCGGTAAAGAGgatttgaaaatgatgaagaagatgatagtttcatttttcttttacttgaaTGATTTTCTCCATTGGAGGATCACGAGCACACTTGCGGGTTACAGCGTCAGATAATAGGGGTGACTGGTGAGTCAAGAAGATTCTACCACAAATTACCAACTGATATTGTGGCCTTTAAattatgtcattttttttttgtcgtaaaTTATGTCATTTATGTAttactataattttttaaataaatagaataaaactaagaatattttcatgattgttGTAGACCTCGTGAACTATTTAAATAGtttctattcttttatatatttttataaataaataaaattttagattatttttttcttttcttctaggATTATCAAATTTTCCTCAGATGAATTtcaaattattcttttttttttggtagtttCAAATTATTCTTAGTAAActcaattaaaataaacttaATATTCTAGAGTAAgtttatatctatattttttcaaacGTACGGAAAATCTAGACAATAATTCCACCGTATCATTTGACGAAACATTGcgttaaaaacttttaaaaaaatttgacgAAGCAAAATATtgagttgaaaagaaaatttcacttCCGTCACTGCACAGTGGTGCCTCTAGAAGATTCCTTCTTCGAAACAAACAATTGCGACGGTCACACGCCTTCAATTACCTCGTGGAACATGGCTTCAGTGAGTATTTCGAACACGTTCTCTTAATGCTTGGATTCGCGTATATATGAGTTTCAATCTCGCTCTCTTGACGGCGTAGTTTCGATctattttgtcatttttctaTCGGTACCGGTGACATTCATGGATAATCGTTCTGCTTCTGTTAAGGTTTTTGGGCGTTTGTGCGTATATTAAGGTTCCTTGCCAATGAATATCTGAAGATAGTTTTCGTTTCTGTCGAATGGATGCATGTTGGATTAgaattttctctattttactCATTGATGCATCTCTCGGTTGAATTTATCTTGATCTATGTATTGGCTTGTTTGTGAGAATTGAGAATGCATTGTAATTGAGACTTTGCTTGGAAGTGAAAAATTTACTTTGCTACAACCAAACTTTTAGCATGAATTGTTGATGTCTTTAGCTTGCTTTGCCTCTTGTATTTGAAGTTAGGTGATATATGAAAACCATTTAGtgtcttttatttatatttgttgatGGACCTGACAatagattctcttcttttcgtGCAGCCTATTGCGTTGTTGCGGCAGATTCTCAACAAGAGATATGGTGGTGAACAAAAtaccaaagaaaataacattgtCATTTAAGTGTCTGTGGATTCGGTTTTAACTGAGTTACTTGTTCCCCAGGTCTTAACTAAAGGATGACATTGAGTACTGTGTGGATCTTCCTTTAGAAGATCAGCAAACTTGCCAAGGTTAAGGCTCATGTGACCGAAGTGAAATAATGGAGAGGTCAGAATCATATATCCATGTCAATCTCacaattttaaatatcattaaCTTGAGAATATATGTCATGTATGCCTTGAATTTTCAATGCTCCTTGCGCACTTCTGCCAAACTGATTGAGCTTTATGTAATTCATTAACTTGCAGGCTCTTGATCGCAGTGAAAAAATTGAGCTTCTAGTGGACAAAATCCGAGAACCTTTGTTCACAGGTTAGTAACTTACCTTTCACTCATATGTGAGCTTTTTGATACAAGCATATCTTCTTTCTAATTGTCATGCTCTTTTATCTCGAATTCTGATATCTATAGGCACAAGATTCCAGAGCGCCAGGAACGAAAATGACAAGATGTGGTTTCAGAACATGAAGATTAAGCTCATAGTCCTTggtatcatcatcttcctctcgGTTAATTCTCATCGTCATCATCGCGTTAATTCTCATAATTCCCATATTGCTCTACAAGTTGATGGGAAACTCTTCCCGGTATAtgtccttctttttcttttttttggtggtctCTTTCTTATgtatttcatttgattttgttaggGATAAAGAAATAGGATGAATTAGTACTGAAATATGATCGTAGACAAAGTAACTTTTCACACCAATATCATCCTTACACTCAAGCTGTCTAATGTAACCAATGGGAAGTATGTCTAGCCTTGGACCAGACTAGTTGCTAGTTAGTTATAATAAAAAGTACGCAGCTCGGTGTcttgaagaaatggaaggaTTTATTGGTTGACTGTTGCATTATCAGGGTATTTGGGACAAAGATTGTTGTGATAATCCATTCTGGCGAGTCTTATGAAATCGTCAAAGTAGTTCAGCTCTGGGAAATCTCCGGTGCAGTTGACGAATCCGGGTGACCACACTCTTCTCTTTCAGACGCCAAAAGGGATAATAGAGATATGTCCTCGTACCCCATTTAAACCGAGAAGTGCAGTGTTTGTGACGCTTATCAACtgacagaaaaacaagaggGGATCACAAAGAGCATCCATATGATTGTCAGAGACGGAGAAAGATTTATCATGGCactctcctctgttttttttttttataatgctTTGGAGATGAATAAGATAATGAAGAAGAGGTAAAAGGTAGATGAGAATAATAGGTGaatggtttttgtttaagtctTGGTTTTGTATGAGttcaaaaaaggaaaagaaaactaaggtttctttttgtttatctgaAACTTTATGTCCGAAGGGAAATCTCTTTGGAATTAGGTGGGTTAGGAGGTCTTAGTCTTCGAATAGACAGTAGACAATCGGAGTATTAAGTTATCTTAAAGATTTCTTTCTACTTGTTTGTtataataatttcatttttgtctGTAGGACGACCTAAAAGAATTGTCGATGCAAGAACTTTAGTTGGAAAAGTCAGGCAACGTAGAAAAGGGGATATTAGTATACTAACGCAGAAAATCTCCAAATGGGTTCAAAATCGACTAATGAAgaaaatttcttaaagaaagaagaaagacatgACCGTAATCTCCACTTTCTTTGTCAGCTTCAGACAAATGTGAACGCATCAAAAGGTATGTGCAAATAATAGAAAGTGGAACAAGGCAAAGACTTTTTAGTATTTACCATGGAAACTGAACGATGTTGATGGTGATGACAGGTTCAATGGTAAGTAAGACTTCCATACCCTGAAGATGACTTGATGGAAATTGTGTGTGCCAAAGTTGTTGGAGACAGAGCAAGACTTTTTATACCTCTCACTAGGAGTAAGGTATGTCTTAACACTGCTAAAAACCAACATAGAaagattgaaaagaaaagaaaattgtgaCTTGGTTAGTGAGATAGTTATTGGTGATTAGCATGGTGTATAGGTTGGGAGTTTACAGTTGTGGAACGTAGGGGATTATAGTTTTGGTATGTGTCATAGTGGAACTAAGAGGCTGaagatcaacaagtcttgttgAGACATATAAGCAATGAGTTATATTCTGTTTCAGTCTATTAATTTCAGTGTTTATTtaggaaaaaatcaaatatgtatAAGCAATTAGATATGCTACGTAGAATTCACCATTCTtcttatatagaaaacaaaacagacaaAAACATCAGATAAAGATGACAAACTTAAGGAAATGCTTCAATACAATACCAACAACAACTTGACAAATATTGAAGGTTAatactcaaaaccaaaaaaagatcGTAACGGGTTTCTGCTTTTAACCAGACAAACTAGCCACTCTGGTTTGTATGAAGCAATGAGTTGTGCTATCGCCAATCCAAGTAACACTCCAACCCCATACCCTATTGCCACTGCTTTCCAGTTTAACTCTTGCTCATCTTCttccgcttcttcttcttctttaggcTTCTGTGCTGGTGGCGCGTTAGTCCCAAAGCAACTTTCTTGAAGAGGAAAACCACAAAGCCCTGCATTTCCTTCGAAGGACGATTTAGGTTGCCCAGTTATTTGTGTTCCTTGTGGTATTTCACCGTTGAGTTGGTTGTGAGACACGTTCATGTACGCCAAAAACGAGAGAGTCCCTAGTCCATTAGGAATTGTCCCTGAGAGTTGGTTACTTGATAGGTCTAGTGACTCGATCTTCTTAAGATTAGCCAAAGACAGAGGAATATGGCCTGTGAAGGCGTTGTTCGATAAGTTGAGTGCGATCAATGCCTTTAAGAGACCGAGAGATTCAGGAATTTCTCCTTCAAGTCTGTTTCCAGAAAGATCAATGGTGGCTGAGGAAGTAAGGACGTTCTCCTGCTCCATAGATAGACCTTTATATCGTAAATCTATAGTTTCATAATAGGTGAGGTGATAGTTCCCGAAAATAACCTTGCTATATACCATATATAGACCCAGATCTTCATTCATTGTGTGTGATGATGCTTTccaattcacaaaaaaatctgGGGGCAAGCTTCCGGTTAGTTTATTACCAGCTATCTCCAGTATCCGCAGCTCAGGAAAACCCAGAGGACCTTGATTAGGAGGAGATAGAGGACCATAGAATTCGTTTGAACTGAGGAGAAGGACTTGCAATTTCGGTAAAGCCTTAAGGTAAAAAGGAAATGTATCTTTGATTCCGTTGTGGTCCACACTTAGAAACTGTAGAGCTGAGCAATTTATAAGAGACCTTGGGAGCTTCCCTGTTAATCGATTGTAACCAACGTCGAATGATCGTAGAGGCGTATCCACATAATACTTGTCAGGAATACTTCCTTCCAAGTTGTTCTTTCGGAGTTTCAAATACAATAAGTTACTCAGACATGGAGGAATTTGTCCGCTGAAGTTGTTGTAGCTTAGATCAAGGACATCAAGCGAGCTTCTATTACAGATTGAAAGAGGTATGTCGCCTCCGAATCTATTGTCTATTGCAGAGAAATAGTTGATAGAGAGCGGTAGATGCGGGAGTGCCCCTTCTAAACTGTTTGTATCCAAACTTAAGATCTGCACTGATGAATTTACTAAAACTTCTGATGACCCTTCAAAGCCAGTTAACAAATTATCTGTAATGAACACTGAGCTCAGTCGAGGAAGGCTCCATAACCACTCTGGAAATTTTCCACTGATTCTATTGTTGGATAAGGCAATATACTCCAAATTATGAAGGGTCTTGAAGACGTTTGGGAACTCACTGATGTCGCAATGCTCCAAACGCAACACTTCCAGGGTAGATGGAATGTATGAATCCAAAGTTAAACTAGCCTTTGATATCCAATCACCGGAAAGATCGAGGAGCAACAAAGATttgagagaggagaagagacTTAAGTCAATTGGGTGGCTTGTGTTTAGGAAAGAAAGGTCGAGCTCTTTAAGGTTAACAAGCTTTGCGATAGGCTCTAGGATTTTTCCTAAATGGTTTTTCCCTAGGTACAAATGCTCTAGCCttgatgaggaagaggagTTAGGAACTTCAATAGAACCACTGagattgtttttatttaaataaattgatgATAAGAAAGGCATagtgaagagagaagaagggatTGTTCCAGAGAAGTGATTACCAAAAAGATGTAGAATGGAGAGCTTGGTTAGATTTTGTACAAGCGGAAGACTACCAGTGAAGTCGTTCAAGGGAAGGTACAACTCGGTTAACTGGGTTAGGTTACTAATAGTGGGAGGAACTTGACCGAAGAAGCTATTAGAGGAAACATCCAAGACCTCTAGTTTGTTGAGATTGCCAAATTCATAAGGGAGTGAAGAGGAGGTGAAGTTGTTGTAACGGAGATTAAGGTAAATGAGGTGGTGCAACTCAAAGAGGCTACTATTGGGATTCAAAATTCCAGAGAAGTGATTATAAGAAACATCTAAAACTCTGAGCTTGCGTAGATTCCGCACAAATGATAAACTACCAGTGAGCTCGTTTTTGGAAAGGTCTAAAGCGGAAAGCATGCTTAGGTTACTAAATGAAAAAGGAACTTGGGCGAGGAAGCCACTACTTGAAAGAGACAATACCTCTAAGTTGTTGAGCATTCCAAACTtggaagaaattgaagagGAGGTGAAGTTGTTATGAGGGAGAAGAAGGGAACGGAGATGATGAAACTGGAAAAGGCTACTGTTAGGTTTCAGAGTTCCGCTAAGACATGCCCTGAGTTGTAGCATCGTGACCGCACCCGTGGAGTTATCGCACCACACTCCATTCCAAGGGTCACTATGGTTGCAAGCACGAGTATCAAACTCGTTCTTGAACTGCGTAAAGGCTTGAATCTGGTGGGGACCACAAGCACCAGGACCTTCAGCAGGGTTATTAAAAGTGAAGAAGCTTGAAGGGGAGACACAAGAGAGTAAGAGTAGCAAGAGAAACGTCAAACGCAAAAGCGATTTAGACATGATGAAAACTTTGTAAGAAAGacttgattttgatattagaAATGTGAGAGAGGAGATaggtataaataaataaagataggACGTAATTCTGCATTGTGGAGCCCAAATTGACTTGGAAGAATTTAAGAGTTAAGTGAAGTCGTCTTTGTATTCGGGCTTGGAGAAGAGTATGTGGCTAAGTGGCTAAATAGCTACTCAAATCATGAAGTAAAATCCAccttagatatttttttaaacgtaTAATTTGGATAGGAATCACATCACTTTGAAATTTTTCACATCACTTTAAAATCCACTTTCAAAATCTCATGAATGAACTTGGCATAAGGACAAAGACATTGGAGAGACGTTTGTGGGACTGGGGAAGTTTAGTAACCCTACGTGCTTTTACGAAGGAGAATTGGCGTAAAGCAAATCTGCaatagtataattttattagaaaaataattgggTGAATCTTTTTTGATGGTGTGAATAGTGCACTctcaaaaaatcataatattcaattcaattatttcaaatgtatctatataaattcaaatgcatcaaaattaaaattaaaattaataaaatataaaaaatataacgTTTAATAAcacattttatataacaataatattacaTTGAGTAATTTAACACAcattaaaattaacattacAGTTATAAATATCTACATGAAATACATGAACAcacaagttttattttatgtttctttttaaatttatatataatttggtaTCACatgtaaaattttgtttttctaatattgtttgacataattgtttttgaaatgtatgttttatatttctttttgaagttttatcataataacaaattattgataatattaAAGATTATAATGTAAatacaaaacaagttttataaATAGATTTGAGGGTGTATTGTTCGAATAAGTGACCctcaaatactttttttttcatcatgaCCCTCAAATACTTATTTTGAAGGTTTGTCACCCTTAAAGTGATGATCATtattggagatgctctaagaGTCTATGAGCACAAGTAAGATATAGTGGGTTTATATAGTCTTAAAAAGTATATGTATTTGATTGGAAATGAAATTCGGATGGAAGATAAAATATGG from Arabidopsis thaliana chromosome 3, partial sequence includes these protein-coding regions:
- a CDS encoding Synaptobrevin family protein (Synaptobrevin family protein; FUNCTIONS IN: molecular_function unknown; INVOLVED IN: vesicle-mediated transport; LOCATED IN: integral to membrane; CONTAINS InterPro DOMAIN/s: Synaptobrevin (InterPro:IPR001388); Has 199 Blast hits to 199 proteins in 22 species: Archae - 0; Bacteria - 0; Metazoa - 0; Fungi - 0; Plants - 197; Viruses - 0; Other Eukaryotes - 2 (source: NCBI BLink).), which gives rise to MTLSTALDRSEKIELLVDKIREPLFTGTRFQSARNENDKMWFQNMKIKLIVLGIIIFLSVNSHRHHRVNSHNSHIALQVDGKLFPFSSGKSPVQLTNPGDHTLLFQTPKGIIEICPRTPFKPRSAVFVTLIN
- a CDS encoding Synaptobrevin family protein, whose product is MTLSTALDRSEKIELLVDKIREPLFTGTRFQSARNENDKMWFQNMKIKLIVLGIIIFLSVNSHRHHRVNSHNSHIALQVDGKLFPGIWDKDCCDNPFWRVL
- a CDS encoding Synaptobrevin family protein, translating into MTLSTALDRSEKIELLVDKIREPLFTGTRFQSARNENDKMWFQNMKIKLIVLGIIIFLSVNSHRHHRVNSHNSHIALQVDGKLFPDDLKELSMQEL
- a CDS encoding uncharacterized protein (unknown protein; Has 30201 Blast hits to 17322 proteins in 780 species: Archae - 12; Bacteria - 1396; Metazoa - 17338; Fungi - 3422; Plants - 5037; Viruses - 0; Other Eukaryotes - 2996 (source: NCBI BLink).), with product MILTSPLFHFGHMSLNLGKFADLLKEDPHSTQCHPLVKTWGTSNSVKTESTDT
- the RLP42 gene encoding receptor like protein 42 (receptor like protein 42 (RLP42); INVOLVED IN: signal transduction, defense response; LOCATED IN: endomembrane system; EXPRESSED IN: 13 plant structures; EXPRESSED DURING: 11 growth stages; CONTAINS InterPro DOMAIN/s: Leucine-rich repeat (InterPro:IPR001611); BEST Arabidopsis thaliana protein match is: receptor like protein 40 (TAIR:AT3G24982.1); Has 101819 Blast hits to 28851 proteins in 1081 species: Archae - 42; Bacteria - 7146; Metazoa - 22681; Fungi - 1243; Plants - 63183; Viruses - 32; Other Eukaryotes - 7492 (source: NCBI BLink).), producing the protein MSKSLLRLTFLLLLLLSCVSPSSFFTFNNPAEGPGACGPHQIQAFTQFKNEFDTRACNHSDPWNGVWCDNSTGAVTMLQLRACLSGTLKPNSSLFQFHHLRSLLLPHNNFTSSSISSKFGMLNNLEVLSLSSSGFLAQVPFSFSNLSMLSALDLSKNELTGSLSFVRNLRKLRVLDVSYNHFSGILNPNSSLFELHHLIYLNLRYNNFTSSSLPYEFGNLNKLEVLDVSSNSFFGQVPPTISNLTQLTELYLPLNDFTGSLPLVQNLTKLSILHLFGNHFSGTIPSSLFTMPFLSSIYLNKNNLSGSIEVPNSSSSSRLEHLYLGKNHLGKILEPIAKLVNLKELDLSFLNTSHPIDLSLFSSLKSLLLLDLSGDWISKASLTLDSYIPSTLEVLRLEHCDISEFPNVFKTLHNLEYIALSNNRISGKFPEWLWSLPRLSSVFITDNLLTGFEGSSEVLVNSSVQILSLDTNSLEGALPHLPLSINYFSAIDNRFGGDIPLSICNRSSLDVLDLSYNNFSGQIPPCLSNLLYLKLRKNNLEGSIPDKYYVDTPLRSFDVGYNRLTGKLPRSLINCSALQFLSVDHNGIKDTFPFYLKALPKLQVLLLSSNEFYGPLSPPNQGPLGFPELRILEIAGNKLTGSLPPDFFVNWKASSHTMNEDLGLYMVYSKVIFGNYHLTYYETIDLRYKGLSMEQENVLTSSATIDLSGNRLEGEIPESLGLLKALIALNLSNNAFTGHIPLSLANLKKIESLDLSSNQLSGTIPNGLGTLSFLAYMNVSHNQLNGEIPQGTQITGQPKSSFEGNAGLCGFPLQESCFGTNAPPAQKPKEEEEAEEDEQELNWKAVAIGYGVGVLLGLAIAQLIASYKPEWLVCLVKSRNPLRSFFGFEY